The sequence below is a genomic window from Sorangiineae bacterium MSr12523.
GCATCCGAAGATGATGTCACCAGGTCGACGTCAATAACGTGTTCCCCGCCCACCAACCTGCTGTGGACGTAAACGTTGTGTCGATTTGGATCCGGCCTGTCGAAAATTTCCGCGCTTGCGATACCGATGCCGTCGCCGAGCTTTACGAGGAAGGACACGGTTCCTTCGGATTGGGGGAAAGCCTGGCCGGAGAGTGTTGCGATATCGATGTACCCCGAACTGAGCGTGACCGCGGAACCTCCGTCCAGGCCAGGGCTCCAGCTGGACGTGGACGGGAGGACGGCATTGTTTCCGTTGCCCGTAACGTCGGACGCGAGGAGGCCCGCCCCCTCATCGAAGGGGACGAGCGCCACGAGATCTCGGGGCGGCGGCTTACTGGAATCCTGCAACGCATCGGAGATGCTGAAAGCGTCGAATCCCGCATCTTCGACCGGGGCGGGTTCATCGGGGCCGGTACCATACGCGTCGAGCCCCGTGATGGCTGCACAGCCCATGGCCACATCACAGAGCAACGCACAAATGACCATCGTTCGACGTTCCAACATGTGCATGCAGACTCCACTATTGTCAATTGGTCAACGACAATCAGCGGCGAGGCGGCTGCGATTGATTTAAAATTAGCCTCCGTTGTCGTGTTTGCAAATTTGATTTTGCCGCGCGCGCCAGTTTTCTTGGAAAATGACATCAAATGATTGAAGTCGTGCAACAGGCGACCGTTCGTGTACGGCGTGCCAATTCACGACGCGAAATTTGCGCTTGCCGGTGCGCGCCATAGCTAAGCAGGTCGCCAAGTTCCCCCGTGGTTCGCGAAGTCATATCCGCAAATAGGCTCGCGTTCTATCGAGGAATTGTCGATCGTGCGAGAGGCTATCCGAAGCGACCGATTGGTTGTGGCGGTTGTCCCATTTATGTTTTCGATACAAGGGCCATTTGCAATCCAAATATCGTGTCTCGGACATCCACCAAATCGCCGCGCCGAACGTTTCGGCGGGCAGTGGCCTGCTGCATAGCGGATTTCCGTTTTTCACACGATAGACAGTTATGCGCGCGTCACTCGTTGCGAAACGATACGGGCGTGTTGGGCGCCGGGGCAGCATAAAGAATCAGCTGATGTTGCCCATCGCCTTCGACGATGGCGGAATCGTCCGGCTTCGCGTCCCTGGCGAAGGTACGAAGTGCTTCGAGGTCGCCTCCGCAGATGGGAAGGGCTGTTGGAGGCGTGAGCGTCGGTGCGGGCGTCTGGCCACGAAGCATGGACTGTTGGCGCGACCGCATATCGTTGGCTGCGGCTCGGCAGGCGGCTTCGGCGACCGCATCGTCTTTCGCCGGGTCGAAGGTCTGCATGATGGGGATCCCAGAAGCCTTGTCCGCTCCCGGGCCAAGCAGCGCGGCCATGGATTGGGCCGTGGCGGCGTCCATCGAGGGGGCGGAGGAGCGGCGTCTCAGAATTTCCTGGGCGAGGACCTTGGCGACGCGGGGGGCGATGTCGCGCTGGTAGGCCGCGTAGGATGCGCGGGGGGTCTTGCGGTCTTTTCGAATGATGTGCCAGCCGTAAGGCGTATGCACGGGCCTGCGCGTGAGCTGCCCGGGTCGGAGCGTTTCGGCCACTCGACGAAAGGGGTCGACGAGACGCGAGGTATCCGCACCCACCGAACCCCCGCGCGAGGCCGAGCCGGGATCGTCGGACTCCTCGCGTGCCACGGCCGCGAAGTCCGCGCCCTTGCGAAGGCGCGCAATCAAAGCCTCCGCACGCTTTCTTGCCACCCTGTCGCTGCCCGTTGCCACATCAATCTTGATGAGGATGTGACGTATTTCCGGAATGCGCCCATCCTTCAAGGCCTGGGCTGTCCAGGTCTTCAACTCGTTCGCATCGACGCGAACGAAGGGCGCGAGCCAGCTCGCGCTCACGATGGCATATTCGACCACCACGGACGGCTGCCGCGCGACCGCCTCGGTCTCGGCCGGCGGTGAAGGTGCCGGTGCCGATAACGTTGTGGTTGCGGGATACAACTCCGGCAGCGGAGCCTGGGCCATCGGCGAAGTGCACGCAAAGCCTGTCGCGGCCAACACGGCGAGTGGAGTCCTCATGTCTCGAAGCCATGCTAGCTGGCTTTCGCGCAAGAGTGCCCAAGATCGGGCGTATCGCTCACTTCATTGACAAGTGCTTGCTCATGTAGGACGCCGTGCGGCTCCACTCCGCGCGAAGGCGCGTTTCGAAACTGGATTCCAACAAGAGATCGACGATGGGCACCGTCGCTTCCACCTGGAGATCTCCGATTCGGCGCACGCTCGTCGAACTGATTGGCTCGAGGCGCATCGTGCCATCGAGGCGGATCTTGTCGGCGAGGATGCTCGGGGTCGCGCGCCATCGCCAAATGCCGCTTCCCCGCGTTAGCTCGCCTTCTTCCGAAAGAGAGAATCGGCTCCTCATGGGCCCAGGAAGGCTCCAGTTGGGAGCGAGGTCCACCTTTCGTTCGGTCTCGCTTTGTTCGCGAATTTCATATGCCCGGTAACCGAGCTCTTCGCGGTACATCTTCTCGATGAAGGCTTTGTCCCAGAAGAGCTTCCAGAACTGTTCCTTGTTGCATTTGATCTCGTGAGTAATGACGAACTTGGCCATGATTCCCCCCACCGCGCTGCTGCATGGAGGCAAGTCGGCACCGACCAAGCGATGCTCGCCTCCATGATGATCTCTTCTCGGGGGCATTGGCGTTCGTCAATGAGCCGCCAGAACATCGAAGATGTCTCAGGCGAGAATTTCGCAGGTCGAGATCCAACGTCGTATTCTTTTTACAGAAGTGCACTTCTCTTGGCGGCCAGCGGAATAGCATCTTGCGCCACACGTAAAAACGAACGAAGCCACCAACCGAGCCGATAGCGCAGCCGCAAGGGCCGCCGAGCATGCTGTGCTTGCCAGAACGCGCTCGTGGCATTTTTCCACGTTTCGATGACGGAGGCGCAGCATGTCCCTGAACGATGCGCGTGGATCCACCGCATTCATCCGGGCAGAAGGCTTGGCCCAGGTCGTGCTGTAGCCGCCGTCGAGACATGGAGCTCGATGTGCCAATGCATGGCGTGATGTTTCAGTTCTTCGAATGGAACTTGCCCAACGATGGCTCACTCTGGCGAACCATCGCCGAAAGTGCCCCGTCGCTTCGCGAAAAGGGGATTACGGCGATTTGGTTTCCACCTGCAACCAAGGGGGCCGCTGGCGGGTACGATGTTGGTTACGCCGTATACGATCTTTTCGATCTCGGGGAGTTCGACCAGAAGAATTCCACGCGGACCAAATACGGCACCCGCGAAGAACTGCTTCGCGCCGTCGAGGCGGTGCAGGCTCACGGCATGGATGCTTATCTCGACGTGGTCATGAACCATCGAATTGGAGGCGACGAGACCGAGGAAGTCACGGTGGTGGAGGTCAATCCAGCGAATCGTTTGGAAGCGATCTCCGAGCCCTACGTGATTCGCGCATGGTCACACTATACGTTTCCAGGACGGGCCGGCGCCTATTCTGATTTCCAATGGACGCGCGATCACTTCGACGCCTTCGGGGCGGATGCCAATCAGCCCGAGGTGTCAGGCAAGATTTTTCGCGTTGCCGATCGCGCATTCTCGAGCGAGGTGGATCCCGAGAATGGCAACTTCGCGTATTTGATGGGCGCCAACGTCGACCATTCCCGCCAAGACGTTCGGGACGAGCTGGTCCGCTGGGGTGTGTGGCTCCTCGAGACCACCGGGGCACGCGGCGTCCGCATCGATGCGGCCAAGCATATCTCGCGTTCTTTCGTATTGGAGTGGTTGACGCGTGTGCGAGAGGCCCATCCGGAGCGAGAGGTCTTCGCCGTTGGCGAATATTGGTCGGGTTCGATCGACATGCTGGAGAGCTATCTTCGAGAGACGAAGGGAGCGCTGCGGCTCTTCGACGTCCCTCTCCACTTCCGGATGCACCAGGCAAGTCAGTTGGGCCGAGACTACGATCTTCGGACGCTTCTCGACGATACGCTCGTGGCGCGCAATCCGATGGCGGCCGTGACGTTCGTCGACAACCACGACAGCCAGCCCGGTCAAGCACTCGCGTCGCCAATTGCCGATTGGTTCAAACCGATTGCCTATGCCTTCATCCTGCTTCGTCACGAGGGTTACCCCTGCGTGTTTTACGGTGACTACTTTGGCAATGACGGAGCGGGGGGCGATGACCAGCGCCTGGTGGCTCACCGGCACGTCATTGACGCCATGCTCGTGGCGCGCGCCAAGTTCTTGTACGGAGAGCAGGAGGACTACTTCGAGAGCCCGACATGCGTGGGGTGGATCGTTCGCGGCAACGACGAGCACCCAGGCATCATGGCGGTCGTCGTGTCCACTGCGGACGCTTGCGTCCTCACGATGCAGGCCGGCCGTCCTGCTGTCGAATTTCGCGAGATCACGGGAGCCAGCGAAGACCGCCTTCGCGCAGGTGATGACGGCGCCGTCCGCTTTCACGGCCGGGCGGGCGGCGTCAGTGTGTGGTGCAGCGTTTGAAGCAGCCCTCGTACAGCCGGCCTATTTCGACCTTGGTTGCTCGGTCATCTTTCGATGCTGCTCTGCCATGACGCTCGACGGGGCGACGGCGGAAACGGCGGCGCGAACCTTGTTGCCAACGCCGTGTACGACGCTGGCTTCGCCGCGCATCATCGCGTCGAATCCCGTTTTTGCCACATCGGCCGGATCGTCCTTTTTGGATTGACCGAGCTTCGTATCCGCAAGATCTGCGCGTTCGAAGAACTCCGTTTCGGTTGCGCCAGGCATCAAACACGTGACGGACACTCCGCTGTCTTTGAGCTCGTTGCGAATGGCAGCGGCAAAACTGTCGATGAATGCCTTCGTGCCGTTGTAGACCGCGTTGAATGTGCCCGGCATCAAGCCCGCAATGGATCCGGTGATGAGGATTCGTCCCTTGCCCCGGGCGCGCATGGCGCGGCCGACCTCGTGAATCAGGTAAATTGTCCCTGTGACGTTCGTGTCGAGGACTTTGCGGACCTCCTGGAAGTCCTGATCCAGGAAAGCATGGCCGAGACCTCGACCGGCATTGGCGACGAGGACATCCACGGGGCGGCCCATACCACTGGCGGTTCGGCAGAGCGCGTCGACGCCTTCGATCGTGCTCAAATCC
It includes:
- a CDS encoding peptidylprolyl isomerase, whose protein sequence is MRTPLAVLAATGFACTSPMAQAPLPELYPATTTLSAPAPSPPAETEAVARQPSVVVEYAIVSASWLAPFVRVDANELKTWTAQALKDGRIPEIRHILIKIDVATGSDRVARKRAEALIARLRKGADFAAVAREESDDPGSASRGGSVGADTSRLVDPFRRVAETLRPGQLTRRPVHTPYGWHIIRKDRKTPRASYAAYQRDIAPRVAKVLAQEILRRRSSAPSMDAATAQSMAALLGPGADKASGIPIMQTFDPAKDDAVAEAACRAAANDMRSRQQSMLRGQTPAPTLTPPTALPICGGDLEALRTFARDAKPDDSAIVEGDGQHQLILYAAPAPNTPVSFRNE
- a CDS encoding DUF2505 domain-containing protein, with protein sequence MAKFVITHEIKCNKEQFWKLFWDKAFIEKMYREELGYRAYEIREQSETERKVDLAPNWSLPGPMRSRFSLSEEGELTRGSGIWRWRATPSILADKIRLDGTMRLEPISSTSVRRIGDLQVEATVPIVDLLLESSFETRLRAEWSRTASYMSKHLSMK
- a CDS encoding alpha-amylase; protein product: MHGVMFQFFEWNLPNDGSLWRTIAESAPSLREKGITAIWFPPATKGAAGGYDVGYAVYDLFDLGEFDQKNSTRTKYGTREELLRAVEAVQAHGMDAYLDVVMNHRIGGDETEEVTVVEVNPANRLEAISEPYVIRAWSHYTFPGRAGAYSDFQWTRDHFDAFGADANQPEVSGKIFRVADRAFSSEVDPENGNFAYLMGANVDHSRQDVRDELVRWGVWLLETTGARGVRIDAAKHISRSFVLEWLTRVREAHPEREVFAVGEYWSGSIDMLESYLRETKGALRLFDVPLHFRMHQASQLGRDYDLRTLLDDTLVARNPMAAVTFVDNHDSQPGQALASPIADWFKPIAYAFILLRHEGYPCVFYGDYFGNDGAGGDDQRLVAHRHVIDAMLVARAKFLYGEQEDYFESPTCVGWIVRGNDEHPGIMAVVVSTADACVLTMQAGRPAVEFREITGASEDRLRAGDDGAVRFHGRAGGVSVWCSV
- a CDS encoding SDR family NAD(P)-dependent oxidoreductase gives rise to the protein MATALRPLAIVTGASSGIGRELAKLCLANGFDLIIAADEPDIYIAGDELRAAGARVEALRADLSTIEGVDALCRTASGMGRPVDVLVANAGRGLGHAFLDQDFQEVRKVLDTNVTGTIYLIHEVGRAMRARGKGRILITGSIAGLMPGTFNAVYNGTKAFIDSFAAAIRNELKDSGVSVTCLMPGATETEFFERADLADTKLGQSKKDDPADVAKTGFDAMMRGEASVVHGVGNKVRAAVSAVAPSSVMAEQHRKMTEQPRSK